In a genomic window of Rhopalosiphum maidis isolate BTI-1 chromosome 4, ASM367621v3, whole genome shotgun sequence:
- the LOC113549462 gene encoding malate dehydrogenase, cytoplasmic-like isoform X2: MNLFRLCGDMIHLLAILMLPVVIWKTQSCAGISRKTQILFAIVFTTRYTDLFIHVVSMYNSLMKIVFLTLSYITLHLMFYTFKSTYDHKNDRFRIVYLIVPSLVLSFVFVHVYTVVEIVWTYSIYLESVAIVPQLFMVPRTSQDESFISHYLFALGSYKALYLLNWIYRYYEEHYFDSIAIVAGTVETVITYFGYFSIFIRPKANNGPIRVVVTDAASQLAYSLIFKIANGDVFGTKQQVILHLVDIPSAMEILEGVCMEIEDLALPLVKGCVKTTKLEEAFKDVDAAFLLDTMPDSGSKEKKDFLSSNVKIFKLLGGALDKYAKKDVKVLVIGNSANTNALICSLHAPSIPKKNFTAMTRLAQNRVQSAIAIYLRLSVSNIKNVTIWGNQSSTQFPDVFNASVQLRDSSKSVYDTIKDTQWLEKDFIKIIQSREAAVIQAKKNSSAMSAAKAAVDHMHDWWFGTSNGTWVSMGVISDGSYGVPKDLIYSMPVTIYKKQWRIVQGLKITNFAKKKLDLTTEELLHEKEEALEICNLCCV, translated from the exons ATGAACCTGTTCAGACTCTGCGGCGACATGATACACCTACTCGCGATCCTAATGTTACCGGTCGTGATATGGAAAACTCAATCTTGCGCTG GTATTTCAAGAAAAACTCAAATACTTTTTGCAATTGTTTTTACAACAAGATATACAGacttatttatacatgttGTGTCTATGTACAATAGTTTGATGAAAATAGTGTTCCTAACATTATCATACATAACTTTACACTtgatgttttatacatttaagtcaACATACGATCACAAAAATGATCGctttag aatCGTGTACTTGATTGTACCATCACTGGTGCTATCATTTGTCTTTGTACATGTCTATACTGTGGTAGAG ATTGTATGGACATACAGTATTTATTTGGAATCAGTTGCAATTGTACCACAATTATTTATGGTGCCAAGAACAAGTCAAGATGAATCCTTTATTTCACACTATTTATTTGCTCTAGGATCTTACAAAGCATTGTATTTACTAAATTGGATTTACCGTTATTATGAAGaacattattttgattcaATTGCAATTGTAGCTGGAACTGTGGAAACTGTCATCacatattttggttatttttcaaTCTTCATTAGACCAaaa gctAATAATGGACCAATTCGAGTAGTTGTAACAGATGCTGCTAGTCAACTTGCTTACTCTTTGATATTCAAGATTGCTAATGGCGATGTTTTTGGAACTAAACAACAAGTAATATTACATCTTGTAGACATACCATCTGCTATGGAAATTCTTGAAGGTGTATGCATGGAAATTGAAGATCTAGCTTTACCTTTAGTCAAAG gtTGTGTGAAAACAACTAAATTAGAAGAAGCATTTAAGGATGTTGATGCTGCTTTCTTATTAGACACAATGCCAGATAGTGgaagtaaagaaaaaaaagacttTCTGTCATCTAATGTGaagattttcaaattactAGGTGGCGCTTTAGATAAATATGCAAAGAAAGATGTTAAAGTTTTAGTGATTGGAAATTCAGCCAACACTAATGCTTTAATATGCTCTTTACACGCTCCTTCCATACCCAAGAAAAACTTTACCGCAATGACAAGACTTGCTCAAAATCG aGTCCAGTCTGCTATTGCTATATATCTTAGACTAAgtgtaagtaatataaaaaatgttacaatCTGGGGTAATCAATCATCAACTCAATTTCCAGATGTTTTTAATGCATCAGTACAATTACGTGACAGCTCAAAAAGTGTATATGACACCATAAAGGATACACAATGGCTtgaaaaagattttattaag attattcaAAGTAGAGAGGCAGCTGTCATCCAAGCTAAAAAGAATTCATCAGCTATGTCTGCTGCTAAAGCAGCTGTTGATCACATGCATGATTGGTGGTTTGGAACTTCGAATGGAACCTGGGTTTCAATGGGAGTTATATCTGATGGTTCATATGGTGTGCCCAAAGATTTGATTTACTCTATGCcagtaactatttataaaaaacaatggaGAATTGTGCAG ggtttaaaaataactaattttgcaAAGAAAAAATTGGATTTGACTACTGAAGAACTATTGCATGAAAAAGAAGAAGCTTTGGAAATTTGCAATCTTTGTTGTGTATAA
- the LOC113549484 gene encoding actin-related protein 10 gives MKIDSDFLPEKQCIVIDIGTKYTKFGFATEHSPRCIIPTCCEIDGIPIPDIYKCKDVQTLTLALTNFIHMLFYKYALVAPKDKKVIIVESLLSPTTFKEILAKVLFITYEVASLCFVPSHCASLFTLGISTGLVLDVGYKEAILIPVCEGVPVLRLWQAMALAGQEVENQIKTRIDMGQLSPDESIDSIAEDIKARTCFVTTLKRSKILATGQNVEPKTTDVEYHINGERSITISGDVRETVHDVLFEENIDEMSITTMILETIINSNVDMRLKLAENIVLIGGTVMAKGFMSRLKEELLEKLKSSKYNNLKITKFKFHIAPAYENYIAWLGGSIFGSTNNLNILSQTRENYINENYVPDWPTTFTRQKIE, from the exons ATGAAAATCGATTCGGACTTTTTACCCGAAAAACAATGTATAGTTATCGATATTGGAACTAAGTACACAAA ATTTGGATTTGCTACTGAACATTCACCTAGATGTATCATACCTACTTGTTGTGAAATAGATGGTATACCCATTcctgatatatataaatgtaaagatGTACAAACACTTACTTTAGCTTTAACAAATTTCATacatatgttattttacaa ATATGCACTTGTGGCACCTAaggataaaaaagtaataattgttgaatCATTGTTATCACCAACAACGTTTAAAGAAATTCTTGCTAAAGTGTTGTTCATTACTTATGAA GTTGCATCACTATGTTTTGTTCCATCACATTGTGCTTCTTTATTCACACTTGGAATTTCCACCGGTTTAGTACTTGATGTAGGATACAAGGAAGCTATTCTTATACCAGTATGTGAAGGAGTACCCGTTTTACGACTATGGCAAGCAATGGCATTGGCAGGGCAAGAGGTAGAAAACCAAATCAAAACTCGTATTGATATGGGTCAATTATCTCCTGATGAATCGATCGACAGTATTGCTGAAGATATTAAAG CCAGAACATGTTTTGTGACTACATTAAAACGCAGCAAAATACTAGCTACAGGTCAAAATGTTGAACCAAAAACTACTGATGttgaatatcatataaatggaGAAAGATCCATAACAATATCAGGAGATGTCAGAGAAACAGTCCATGATGTGTTATTCgaagaaaatattgatgaaatgTCTATTACTACCATGATACTTGAAACCATAATTAAT aGTAATGTGGATATGCGATTAAAGCTTGCAGAAAATATTGTTCTTATAGGTGGTACAGTAATGGCTAAAGGTTTTATGTCAAGATTAAAAGAAGAACTCTTAGAAAAGCTTAAGTCTTCCAAAtataacaacttaaaaatcacaaaattcaaatttcatattGCACCTGCGTATGAAAATTACATTGCGTGGCTTggag GATCAATATTTGGaagtacaaataatttgaacataCTTTCACAGACAagggaaaattatataaatgaaaattatgttcCAGATTGGCCAACAACTTTCACTAggcaaaaaattgaataa
- the LOC113553306 gene encoding malate dehydrogenase, cytoplasmic — protein sequence MAEPIRVVVTGAAGQIAYSLISMIANGDVFGKEQSVILHLLDIPPAMGVLEGVCMEIDDLALPLVKGYVKTTEPEVAFKDVDAAFLVGAMPRREGMERKDLLSANVKIFKVQGEALNKYAKKDVKVLVVGNPANTNALICSFYAPSIPKENFTAMTRLDQNRAQSAIAKRLGLCVSNVKNVTIWGNHSSTQFPDVFNASVTSSGSSKSVYDSINDSQWLESDFIKTIQTRGAAVIQARKMSSAMSAAKAAVDHMRDWWSGTSDGSWVSMGVISDGSYGVPKDLIYSLPVSISNKQWKIVQGLKITDFAKGKLDLTAKELLEEKEEAMAVCNA from the exons ATG gcTGAACCAATCCGTGTAGTAGTAACTGGCGCTGCTGGTCAGATAGCATATTCATTGATATCTATGATTGCCAATGGTGATGTATTTGGAAAAGAACAATCAGTAATTTTACACCTCTTAGATATCCCTCCTGCTATGGGCGTTCTTGAAGGTGTTTGCATGGAAATTGATGATCTTGCTTTACCCCTGGTCAAAG GCTATGTAAAAACAACTGAACCAGAAGTAGCATTTAAAGATGTTGATGCTGCTTTCTTGGTGGGTGCAATGCCAAGAAGAGAAGGAATGGAAAGAAAAGATTTGCTATCAGCTAATGTAAAGATATTTAAAGTACAAGGTGAAGCTTTGAACAAATACGCTAAAAAAGATGTTAAAGTTTTGGTTGTTGGAAATCCAGCAAACACTAATGCTTTAATATGCTCATTTTATGCTCCTTCCATACCTAAAGAAAACTTCACTGCTATGACTAGACTTGATCAAAacag agctCAATCAGCTATTGCTAAACGTCTTGGACTATGTGTAAGCAATGTCAAGAACGTTACAATCTGGGGTAATCATTCATCAACTCAATTCCCAGATGTATTTAATGCATCAGTTACATCGTCTGGCAGCTCAAAAAGTGTTTATGATAGCATAAATGATTCACAATGGCTTGAAAGTGATTTCATTAAG actaTTCAAACTAGAGGAGCTGCTGTGATTCAAGCCAGAAAGATGTCATCAGCTATGTCAGCTGCTAAAGCAGCAGTTGATCACATGCGTGACTGGTGGTCTGGAACTTCTGACGGTTCTTGGGTTTCGATGGGAGTTATCTCCGATGGTTCATATGGTGTGccaaaagatttaatttattctttgcCAGTATCCATTTCAAATAAGCAATGGAAAATTGTTCag GGTTTGAAAATAACCGACTTTGCAAAGGGCAAACTGGATTTGACAGCTAAAGAACTACTCGAAGAAAAAGAAGAGGCTATGGCTGTTTGTAATGCTTGA
- the LOC113549462 gene encoding uncharacterized protein LOC113549462 isoform X3, whose product MNLFRLCGDMIHLLAILMLPVVIWKTQSCAGISRKTQILFAIVFTTRYTDLFIHVVSMYNSLMKIVFLTLSYITLHLMFYTFKSTYDHKNDRFRIVYLIVPSLVLSFVFVHVYTVVEIVWTYSIYLESVAIVPQLFMVPRTSQDESFISHYLFALGSYKALYLLNWIYRYYEEHYFDSIAIVAGTVETVITYFGYFSIFIRPKANNGPIRVVVTDAASQLAYSLIFKIANGDVFGTKQQVILHLVDIPSAMEILEGVCMEIEDLALPLVKEIYIYLGCVKTTKLEEAFKDVDAAFLLDTMPDSGSKEKKDFLSSNVKIFKLLGGALDKYAKKDVKVLVIGNSANTNALICSLHAPSIPKKNFTAMTRLAQNRVQSAIAIYLRLSMFLMHQYNYVTAQKVYMTP is encoded by the exons ATGAACCTGTTCAGACTCTGCGGCGACATGATACACCTACTCGCGATCCTAATGTTACCGGTCGTGATATGGAAAACTCAATCTTGCGCTG GTATTTCAAGAAAAACTCAAATACTTTTTGCAATTGTTTTTACAACAAGATATACAGacttatttatacatgttGTGTCTATGTACAATAGTTTGATGAAAATAGTGTTCCTAACATTATCATACATAACTTTACACTtgatgttttatacatttaagtcaACATACGATCACAAAAATGATCGctttag aatCGTGTACTTGATTGTACCATCACTGGTGCTATCATTTGTCTTTGTACATGTCTATACTGTGGTAGAG ATTGTATGGACATACAGTATTTATTTGGAATCAGTTGCAATTGTACCACAATTATTTATGGTGCCAAGAACAAGTCAAGATGAATCCTTTATTTCACACTATTTATTTGCTCTAGGATCTTACAAAGCATTGTATTTACTAAATTGGATTTACCGTTATTATGAAGaacattattttgattcaATTGCAATTGTAGCTGGAACTGTGGAAACTGTCATCacatattttggttatttttcaaTCTTCATTAGACCAaaa gctAATAATGGACCAATTCGAGTAGTTGTAACAGATGCTGCTAGTCAACTTGCTTACTCTTTGATATTCAAGATTGCTAATGGCGATGTTTTTGGAACTAAACAACAAGTAATATTACATCTTGTAGACATACCATCTGCTATGGAAATTCTTGAAGGTGTATGCATGGAAATTGAAGATCTAGCTTTACCTTTAGTCAAAG aaatttacatttatttaggtTGTGTGAAAACAACTAAATTAGAAGAAGCATTTAAGGATGTTGATGCTGCTTTCTTATTAGACACAATGCCAGATAGTGgaagtaaagaaaaaaaagacttTCTGTCATCTAATGTGaagattttcaaattactAGGTGGCGCTTTAGATAAATATGCAAAGAAAGATGTTAAAGTTTTAGTGATTGGAAATTCAGCCAACACTAATGCTTTAATATGCTCTTTACACGCTCCTTCCATACCCAAGAAAAACTTTACCGCAATGACAAGACTTGCTCAAAATCG aGTCCAGTCTGCTATTGCTATATATCTTAGACTAAgt ATGTTTTTAATGCATCAGTACAATTACGTGACAGCTCAAAAAGTGTATATGACACCATAA
- the LOC113549462 gene encoding malate dehydrogenase, cytoplasmic-like isoform X1: MNLFRLCGDMIHLLAILMLPVVIWKTQSCAGISRKTQILFAIVFTTRYTDLFIHVVSMYNSLMKIVFLTLSYITLHLMFYTFKSTYDHKNDRFRIVYLIVPSLVLSFVFVHVYTVVEIVWTYSIYLESVAIVPQLFMVPRTSQDESFISHYLFALGSYKALYLLNWIYRYYEEHYFDSIAIVAGTVETVITYFGYFSIFIRPKANNGPIRVVVTDAASQLAYSLIFKIANGDVFGTKQQVILHLVDIPSAMEILEGVCMEIEDLALPLVKEIYIYLGCVKTTKLEEAFKDVDAAFLLDTMPDSGSKEKKDFLSSNVKIFKLLGGALDKYAKKDVKVLVIGNSANTNALICSLHAPSIPKKNFTAMTRLAQNRVQSAIAIYLRLSVSNIKNVTIWGNQSSTQFPDVFNASVQLRDSSKSVYDTIKDTQWLEKDFIKIIQSREAAVIQAKKNSSAMSAAKAAVDHMHDWWFGTSNGTWVSMGVISDGSYGVPKDLIYSMPVTIYKKQWRIVQGLKITNFAKKKLDLTTEELLHEKEEALEICNLCCV, from the exons ATGAACCTGTTCAGACTCTGCGGCGACATGATACACCTACTCGCGATCCTAATGTTACCGGTCGTGATATGGAAAACTCAATCTTGCGCTG GTATTTCAAGAAAAACTCAAATACTTTTTGCAATTGTTTTTACAACAAGATATACAGacttatttatacatgttGTGTCTATGTACAATAGTTTGATGAAAATAGTGTTCCTAACATTATCATACATAACTTTACACTtgatgttttatacatttaagtcaACATACGATCACAAAAATGATCGctttag aatCGTGTACTTGATTGTACCATCACTGGTGCTATCATTTGTCTTTGTACATGTCTATACTGTGGTAGAG ATTGTATGGACATACAGTATTTATTTGGAATCAGTTGCAATTGTACCACAATTATTTATGGTGCCAAGAACAAGTCAAGATGAATCCTTTATTTCACACTATTTATTTGCTCTAGGATCTTACAAAGCATTGTATTTACTAAATTGGATTTACCGTTATTATGAAGaacattattttgattcaATTGCAATTGTAGCTGGAACTGTGGAAACTGTCATCacatattttggttatttttcaaTCTTCATTAGACCAaaa gctAATAATGGACCAATTCGAGTAGTTGTAACAGATGCTGCTAGTCAACTTGCTTACTCTTTGATATTCAAGATTGCTAATGGCGATGTTTTTGGAACTAAACAACAAGTAATATTACATCTTGTAGACATACCATCTGCTATGGAAATTCTTGAAGGTGTATGCATGGAAATTGAAGATCTAGCTTTACCTTTAGTCAAAG aaatttacatttatttaggtTGTGTGAAAACAACTAAATTAGAAGAAGCATTTAAGGATGTTGATGCTGCTTTCTTATTAGACACAATGCCAGATAGTGgaagtaaagaaaaaaaagacttTCTGTCATCTAATGTGaagattttcaaattactAGGTGGCGCTTTAGATAAATATGCAAAGAAAGATGTTAAAGTTTTAGTGATTGGAAATTCAGCCAACACTAATGCTTTAATATGCTCTTTACACGCTCCTTCCATACCCAAGAAAAACTTTACCGCAATGACAAGACTTGCTCAAAATCG aGTCCAGTCTGCTATTGCTATATATCTTAGACTAAgtgtaagtaatataaaaaatgttacaatCTGGGGTAATCAATCATCAACTCAATTTCCAGATGTTTTTAATGCATCAGTACAATTACGTGACAGCTCAAAAAGTGTATATGACACCATAAAGGATACACAATGGCTtgaaaaagattttattaag attattcaAAGTAGAGAGGCAGCTGTCATCCAAGCTAAAAAGAATTCATCAGCTATGTCTGCTGCTAAAGCAGCTGTTGATCACATGCATGATTGGTGGTTTGGAACTTCGAATGGAACCTGGGTTTCAATGGGAGTTATATCTGATGGTTCATATGGTGTGCCCAAAGATTTGATTTACTCTATGCcagtaactatttataaaaaacaatggaGAATTGTGCAG ggtttaaaaataactaattttgcaAAGAAAAAATTGGATTTGACTACTGAAGAACTATTGCATGAAAAAGAAGAAGCTTTGGAAATTTGCAATCTTTGTTGTGTATAA